In a single window of the Pontibacter russatus genome:
- a CDS encoding molybdopterin molybdotransferase MoeA, translated as MVKVEEAEAIIQAEVRGFGTEAVAFDQALGRVLAEDLKTDRDLPPFNRVAMDGIAIAYAAFAEGRRSFTIRATQAAGDAPVDIKTAAECIEIMTGAALPPSTDTIIRYEDLSIENGIATILTAEISKGQNIHPQGKDKKRHEVVASAGQVISPALVGMAAAVGATELQVKKLPKVVVISTGDELVGVEETPLPFQIRRSNSYMVQAALQKYQLHAHLLHIPDDAAAIDNQIAKCLQQYEVIILSGGISMGKFDYVPQVLEALSVQQLFHKVQQRPGKPLWFGKHDSGAVVLALPGNPASTFMCLHRYFLPWLEASLGIYKPDRYAVLNGDITFKPPLQYFLQVTLHMNAQGQMLATPLEGNGSGDFANLVEADAFLELPQDKVNFTKGDVFRIWPFK; from the coding sequence ATGGTTAAAGTGGAAGAGGCGGAAGCCATCATTCAGGCGGAGGTTCGGGGTTTTGGAACAGAGGCCGTGGCGTTTGATCAGGCGCTGGGCCGGGTGCTGGCCGAAGACCTGAAAACGGACCGCGACCTTCCTCCCTTCAACCGCGTAGCCATGGATGGCATCGCCATCGCTTATGCTGCTTTTGCCGAGGGCAGACGTTCTTTCACCATTCGGGCCACACAGGCCGCCGGAGACGCGCCGGTAGACATAAAGACGGCGGCAGAATGCATCGAAATCATGACCGGGGCAGCCCTGCCTCCCTCCACAGACACGATCATCCGCTACGAAGATCTCTCGATAGAGAACGGCATAGCGACCATTCTAACAGCCGAAATCAGCAAGGGACAGAACATACACCCGCAGGGAAAGGACAAAAAGCGGCACGAGGTGGTGGCTTCAGCCGGACAAGTTATATCTCCCGCGCTGGTGGGCATGGCCGCTGCCGTGGGCGCGACAGAATTACAGGTGAAAAAGCTGCCGAAGGTGGTGGTCATCTCAACGGGAGATGAACTGGTGGGAGTGGAGGAAACGCCGCTGCCTTTCCAGATCAGGCGCTCCAACAGCTATATGGTACAGGCCGCCCTGCAGAAATACCAACTGCACGCCCACCTCCTGCACATACCCGACGATGCCGCCGCCATAGATAATCAGATAGCCAAGTGCCTGCAGCAGTACGAGGTAATCATCCTGAGTGGCGGCATCTCCATGGGCAAGTTCGATTATGTGCCGCAGGTGCTGGAAGCGCTGTCGGTGCAGCAACTGTTTCATAAAGTGCAGCAGCGGCCGGGTAAGCCTTTGTGGTTTGGGAAGCACGACAGCGGAGCCGTGGTACTTGCGCTGCCCGGCAATCCGGCATCCACGTTCATGTGCCTGCACCGTTACTTCCTGCCTTGGCTTGAGGCATCGTTGGGTATATATAAACCGGACAGGTACGCTGTTCTGAACGGGGACATCACCTTCAAGCCACCGCTGCAATACTTTTTGCAGGTGACCCTGCACATGAATGCGCAGGGTCAGATGCTGGCCACGCCGCTGGAGGGAAACGGCTCCGGCGACTTTGCCAATCTGGTAGAAGCGGACGCTTTTCTGGAACTCCCGCAGGATAAAGTTAACTTTACAAAAGGAGACGTTTTCAGAATATGGCCGTTTAAGTAG